A window from Candidatus Thermoplasmatota archaeon encodes these proteins:
- a CDS encoding bifunctional folylpolyglutamate synthase/dihydrofolate synthase, protein MTEYDEALRWLFKLQRFGVKLGLDNVRELLSHLGDPHEKFRSVHVAGTNGKGSVCTFLSSALKEAGYKVGMYTSPHVVRYNERMQINGEEISNERVMEYVDKIRPIAERMGEDPTKHPTFFELTTAMGFSYFADENVDIAVVEVGMGGRLDATNVITPQVSVITHLALEHTEHLGKTLERIAKEKAGIIKPGVRVVSAEENPVVRKTCEERGCELTVVDEEYAYERISFDTSGQKLWVGKPSREFEIPLLGSYQLQNAATAYAVLDVLRKGEHDVPAEAIRRGFANAKWPARLEVVLKNPTVIIDSSHNPDGLRNLKDALLETTKNDHITFVVGVMSDKDVSSMLEAIAPVAGRIICTKPDYWRAMEPEEIAREAAKSVDEVEVAPNVPEAIERAVSLSDENDVICITGSIFMAGDATQYFNEG, encoded by the coding sequence ATGACCGAATACGACGAGGCCCTCCGTTGGCTGTTCAAGCTGCAGAGGTTCGGCGTGAAGCTCGGACTGGACAACGTGCGCGAGCTCCTCAGCCACTTGGGCGACCCGCACGAGAAGTTCAGGTCGGTTCATGTGGCAGGCACGAACGGCAAGGGCTCCGTGTGCACGTTTCTCTCGTCGGCTCTCAAGGAGGCGGGCTACAAGGTCGGGATGTATACCTCCCCGCACGTGGTCAGGTACAACGAGCGGATGCAGATCAACGGCGAGGAGATATCGAACGAGCGGGTGATGGAGTACGTCGACAAGATCAGACCGATTGCCGAGCGGATGGGAGAGGATCCGACCAAGCATCCAACATTCTTCGAGCTCACGACCGCCATGGGCTTCTCCTACTTCGCTGACGAGAACGTGGACATTGCCGTCGTCGAGGTCGGAATGGGCGGGCGGCTGGACGCGACGAACGTGATCACGCCCCAGGTCTCCGTCATCACGCACCTTGCACTCGAGCATACGGAACACCTCGGGAAGACGCTCGAGCGGATAGCGAAGGAGAAGGCGGGGATAATCAAGCCCGGTGTGCGGGTCGTGTCTGCGGAGGAGAATCCTGTCGTGCGGAAGACGTGCGAGGAGCGGGGATGCGAGCTCACCGTGGTGGATGAGGAATACGCGTACGAGCGGATATCCTTCGATACATCTGGCCAGAAGCTGTGGGTCGGCAAGCCCTCGCGTGAGTTCGAGATACCTCTGCTCGGGTCGTATCAGCTGCAGAACGCTGCGACTGCCTATGCGGTGCTCGACGTGTTGCGAAAGGGGGAGCATGACGTACCTGCTGAGGCGATCAGGCGGGGATTCGCAAACGCCAAGTGGCCCGCAAGGCTTGAGGTCGTTCTCAAGAATCCGACGGTGATCATCGACTCGAGCCACAATCCCGACGGACTGAGGAATCTGAAGGATGCGCTGCTAGAGACCACGAAGAACGATCACATCACGTTCGTGGTTGGAGTGATGTCGGATAAGGACGTCTCGTCGATGCTGGAGGCGATTGCTCCAGTGGCTGGGAGGATAATCTGCACGAAGCCGGATTATTGGCGGGCGATGGAACCGGAGGAGATTGCGCGTGAAGCGGCAAAGTCAGTGGATGAAGTCGAAGTAGCTCCTAATGTCCCCGAGGCGATTGAGCGGGCGGTTTCACTTTCCGATGAGAACGATGTGATCTGCATAACGGGATCCATATTCATGGCGGGTGATGCTACCCAGTACTTCAATGAAGGATGA
- the purH gene encoding bifunctional phosphoribosylaminoimidazolecarboxamide formyltransferase/IMP cyclohydrolase produces MNEIKRALISVSDKSSVVEFAKALQEAGVEILSTGGTAKVLEENGIKVTRVSDFTGYPEMLDGRVKTLHPKVHGAILARRDDPKHMQQLQEASIPTIDMVVVNLYPFEETIAKPDATFEDAIENIDIGGPSMLRSAAKNHKDVAVVVNPNDYSTVIEEIRTSGDLSPDTRWKLALEAFEHTSRYDTVISGYLRSRKDVLFPDTLGLQYEKVQELRYGENPNQKAAFYRDPSSKAVCVASSEKLHGKELSYNNILDADAALDILKEFERPTCSVIKHTNPCGVAVSDDIYDAFMKAYACDPKSAFGGIIGVNRTMTPEIASEISKYFVELVVAPEYDEEAFAILSKKKNVRIMATHAPIVKEDPVEMKYVKVKGGLLSQTGAFAELDPKDAKVVTKREPTEIEMKGLLFAWKIIRHIKSNSILLVQGEETVGVGAGQMSRVDASMLAGHKAGERAAGSQLASDAFFPFRDGVDEAAKVGATSIIQPGGSIRDQEVTDAANEHGMAMVFSGMRMFKH; encoded by the coding sequence ATGAACGAGATAAAGCGGGCGCTGATTAGCGTCTCCGATAAATCGAGCGTCGTAGAGTTTGCGAAGGCCCTGCAGGAGGCGGGCGTGGAGATACTCTCGACCGGCGGGACCGCGAAGGTCCTCGAAGAGAACGGCATCAAGGTAACGAGGGTGTCCGACTTCACGGGCTACCCGGAGATGCTCGACGGGCGGGTGAAGACACTGCATCCGAAGGTGCACGGGGCCATACTCGCGCGGCGGGACGACCCCAAGCACATGCAGCAGCTGCAGGAGGCGAGCATACCCACGATCGACATGGTCGTCGTCAACCTGTACCCGTTCGAGGAGACTATCGCCAAGCCGGACGCGACGTTCGAGGACGCGATAGAGAACATAGACATCGGGGGGCCGTCCATGCTGCGCTCCGCGGCGAAGAACCACAAGGACGTGGCCGTGGTCGTGAACCCGAACGATTACTCGACGGTCATAGAGGAGATCCGCACTAGCGGGGACCTGAGCCCGGACACGCGCTGGAAGCTGGCGCTGGAGGCGTTCGAGCACACGTCCAGGTACGACACCGTGATATCAGGCTACCTCCGTTCGCGAAAGGATGTCCTGTTCCCGGACACGCTCGGTCTTCAGTACGAGAAGGTGCAGGAGCTGCGCTACGGGGAGAACCCCAACCAGAAGGCGGCGTTCTACCGCGACCCGTCGTCAAAGGCGGTCTGCGTCGCGAGCTCCGAGAAGCTGCACGGGAAGGAGCTGTCCTACAACAACATACTGGATGCGGACGCGGCCTTGGACATCCTGAAGGAGTTCGAGCGGCCCACGTGCTCCGTCATCAAGCACACGAATCCCTGTGGTGTCGCCGTATCTGACGACATCTACGATGCGTTCATGAAGGCGTATGCCTGTGACCCGAAGTCCGCCTTTGGCGGGATAATCGGCGTGAACAGGACGATGACGCCGGAGATCGCGAGCGAGATTTCCAAGTACTTCGTGGAGCTTGTCGTGGCGCCAGAGTACGATGAGGAGGCCTTCGCGATCCTGAGCAAGAAGAAGAACGTGCGGATCATGGCGACCCACGCTCCCATCGTCAAAGAGGACCCGGTCGAGATGAAGTACGTGAAGGTCAAGGGCGGGTTGCTGTCCCAGACGGGCGCGTTCGCGGAACTGGACCCCAAGGATGCGAAGGTGGTCACGAAGAGGGAGCCCACCGAAATCGAGATGAAGGGGTTGCTCTTCGCGTGGAAGATAATCAGGCACATCAAGTCGAATTCGATACTGCTCGTACAGGGAGAGGAGACGGTCGGCGTAGGCGCGGGGCAGATGAGCCGCGTGGACGCGTCCATGCTCGCAGGCCACAAAGCGGGCGAGCGGGCGGCGGGGAGCCAGTTGGCGTCGGATGCGTTCTTCCCGTTCCGGGACGGCGTGGACGAGGCAGCCAAGGTCGGTGCGACGTCGATCATCCAGCCCGGCGGGTCCATCCGTGACCAGGAGGTCACAGACGCCGCCAACGAGCACGGGATGGCCATGGTATTCTCGGGCATGAGGATGTTCAAGCACTAG